One window of Myripristis murdjan chromosome 8, fMyrMur1.1, whole genome shotgun sequence genomic DNA carries:
- the il2rb gene encoding interleukin-2 receptor subunit beta isoform X2 yields the protein MGVVAMEILWSLCLVVVLVSVHPAKARRGLQVQGLSCVNDFVNNVSCTWNSSHIEPGIDCWIFGEKKSWVMGDTGAFQQLPMIRSCKLKQLGSSVQGCSFVFENKAFSCSEVMSSIRVECNGTAVDSLTKYEPCYHRAANVSINDSWISWTPGSPRSNLFILFEFELEIKQNHQKWKEATTLPTDRQGERIPDWARKAGHYEARVRVKPSEMYPNSHWSDWSPVASWVIVGDMTPALEDKVPPLDQTRFNQATYLVIVISLSLSFSLIVILIVCLRSCMRKGLFKRKPVPNPSKYFHTLHSVHGGNIKKWLNPQTASESFFIAQPCDQISPVEVFDVWDVVRSTTPSSTTTALLHCHSGCASSGLGSSGVVEHSSSSSSSPCFSNMGYFYPSYPSTSLRIDPSPDYFTYRDDFLDSHNLQLSLCPFLAGSSTYEGLHCPKREHNMEPHSPDSGFGVGKEDQADFEEDVDVGQEEVSGDHHDSPLLIFPLQLPSWMCPPSSPPPACPPSSCPPPCHPPSLPQVHPDQDVPVVAPSGSYVSLPVGGAMCRSSSMPVEAGKTGYLTLKDLQTTYSNKSI from the exons ATGGGAGTCGTCGCCATGGAGATCCTGTGGTCCTTATGTCTCGTGGTGGTTCTCGTTTCAGTGCATCCAGCCAAAGCTCGCAGAGGCCTGCAAG TCCAAGGACTCTCCTGTGTAAATGACTTTGTCAATAATGTGAGTTGCACATGGAACAGTTCCCACATTGAGCCTGGCATCGACTGTTGGATCTTTGGCGAGAAGAAAAGCTGGGTGATGGGGGATACGGGAGCCTTCCAACAGCTGCCCATGAT cCGGAGCTGCAAGCTGAAACAACTGGGAAGTTCTGTTCAGGGCTGCAGTTTTGTCTTTGAAAATAAA GCGTTCAGCTGCTCTGAGGTGATGTCCAGCATCCGTGTGGAGTGTAATGGGACGGCAGTTGACAGCCTGACAAAATATGAACCATGTTATCACA GGGCTGCCAATGTCAGCATCAACGACAGCTGGATATCCTGGACACCAGGCAGCCCTCGCTCCAACCTTTTCATTCTCTTTGAATTCGAACTGGAAATCAAACAGAATCACCAGAAAtggaag GAGGCTACCACTCTCCCCACAGACAGACAAGGGGAAAGAATACCTGACTGGGCGAGGAAGGCAGGGCACTATGAGGCCAGGGTGAGAGTCAAGCCTTCTGAAATGTACCCTAACAGCCACTGGAGTGACTGGAGCCCTGTGGCATCCTGGGTGATAGTAGGCGACATGACGCCAGCCCTGGAGGACAAAG TGCCACCTCTGGACCAGACCAGATTCAACCAGGCCACCTATTTAGTGATAGTGATAAGCCTGTCCCTCTCCTTTTCGCTCATAGTTATactgatcgtctgtctcagaaGTTGCATGCGCAAAGG GCTCTTCAAGAGGAAGCCAGTGCCAAACCCCTCTAAGTACTTCCACACTCTGCACTCTGTCCATGGAGGAAACATCAAG AAATGGCTGAATCCCCAGACAGCATCAGAATCGTTCTTCATAGCCCAGCCATGCGACCAGATCTCCCCGGTGGAGGTGTTTGATGTCTGGGATGTGGTTCGCTCCACCACAccttcctccaccaccaccgccCTGCTTCACTGTCACTCTGGCTGCGCCTCCAGTGGCTTGGGCAGCAGTGGTGTTGTCGaacattcctcctcctcctcctcctcgccctgcTTCTCCAACATGGGCTACTTCTATCCCAGCTACCCTAGCACATCTCTGCGAATCGATCCCAGCCCTGACTACTTCACCTATCGTGATGATTTCCTCGACAGCCACAACCTCCAACTCTCCCTCTGCCCCTTTCTTGCTGGCTCCTCAACCTATGAGGGCTTGCACTGTCCCAAACGAGAGCACAACATGGAGCCCCACAGCCCAGACTCCGGCTTTGGGGTCGGCAAGGAAGATCAAGCGGATTTTGAGGAGGACGTGGATGTGGGTCAGGAAGAGGTTTCAGGTGATCATCATGACTCACCGCTTCTCATCTTCCCTCTCCAGCTCCCCTCCTGGATGTGtccaccttcctcccctccacccGCTTGCCCCCCTTCCTCTTGTCCACCACCCTGCCACCCTCCCAGTCTCCCCCAGGTACACCCTGACCAAGATGTACCTGTGGTAGCGCCCAGTGGCAGTTATGTGTCTTTACCTGTTGGGGGTGCCATGTGCAGGTCTTCCTCGATGCCTGTGGAGGCCGGTAAAACAGGGTATCTCACCCTCAAAGATCTTCAGACCACCTACAGCAATAAGTCCATCTGA
- the c1qtnf6a gene encoding complement C1q tumor necrosis factor-related protein 1, producing the protein MFGVFLLPSVLLSLSSSVAPVPPPSAPPAPCTRCCDYLEPAEGSAEQAPAPGFNHMPEVRTYINMTILKGDKGDRGDRGTPGKEGPEGPPGSNGPMGPKGAKGQAGLPGDPCKVQHSAFSVGRRKALHSLEYYQALVFDTVFVNLHGHFDMFKGKFYCYIPGIYFFNVNIHTWNFKETYLHIMQNDVERAIVYAQPSDRSIMQSQSLMLELGLNDEVWVRLYKRERENAIYSDDVDVYITFNGYLIKPNVD; encoded by the exons ATGTTTGGTGTCTTCCTCCTGCCTTCTGTCCTTCTGTCCCTGTCCTCCTCGGTAGCCCCTGTGCCTCCCCCCAGTGCTCCTCCTGCACCCTGCACTCGCTGCTGTGACTACCTggagccagcagagggcagcgcAGAACAGGCACCCGCACCAGGGTTCAACCACATGCCGGAGGTCCGCACTTACATCAACATGACCATCCTCAAAG GTGACAAGGGCGACCGTGGAGACAGAGGGACACCTGGTAAAGAGGGACCGGAAGGCCCTCCAGGCTCCAACGGGCCTATGGGCCCTAAAGGCGCTAAGGGCCAAGCAGGACTTCCAGGGGACCCCTGCAAAGTCCAGCATTCTGCCTTCTCAGTGGGCCGTCGCAAAGCCCTTCACAGTCTGGAGTACTACCAGGCCCTGGTCTTTGACACTGTCTTTGTCAACCTTCACGGCCATTTTGACATGTTCAAGGGGAAGTTCTACTGCTACATCCCAGGAATCTACTTCTTCAACGTCAACATCCACACCTGGAACTTCAAAGAGACGTACCTACACATCATGCAGAACGACGTGGAGCGGGCCATCGTGTACGCACAGCCCAGTGACCGGTCCATCATGCAGAGTCAGAGCCTGATGCTGGAGCTGGGGCTGAACGATGAGGTGTGGGTGCGTCTCTATAAGAGGGAGCGGGAGAACGCCATTTACAGTGATGATGTAGACGTCTATATCACTTTCAATGGATACCTCATCAAACCCAATGTGGACTGA
- the il2rb gene encoding interleukin-2 receptor subunit beta isoform X1: MGVVAMEILWSLCLVVVLVSVHPAKARRGLQVQGLSCVNDFVNNVSCTWNSSHIEPGIDCWIFGEKKSWVMGDTGAFQQLPMIRSCKLKQLGSSVQGCSFVFENKAFSCSEVMSSIRVECNGTAVDSLTKYEPCYHIKMHPPGAANVSINDSWISWTPGSPRSNLFILFEFELEIKQNHQKWKEATTLPTDRQGERIPDWARKAGHYEARVRVKPSEMYPNSHWSDWSPVASWVIVGDMTPALEDKVPPLDQTRFNQATYLVIVISLSLSFSLIVILIVCLRSCMRKGLFKRKPVPNPSKYFHTLHSVHGGNIKKWLNPQTASESFFIAQPCDQISPVEVFDVWDVVRSTTPSSTTTALLHCHSGCASSGLGSSGVVEHSSSSSSSPCFSNMGYFYPSYPSTSLRIDPSPDYFTYRDDFLDSHNLQLSLCPFLAGSSTYEGLHCPKREHNMEPHSPDSGFGVGKEDQADFEEDVDVGQEEVSGDHHDSPLLIFPLQLPSWMCPPSSPPPACPPSSCPPPCHPPSLPQVHPDQDVPVVAPSGSYVSLPVGGAMCRSSSMPVEAGKTGYLTLKDLQTTYSNKSI, translated from the exons ATGGGAGTCGTCGCCATGGAGATCCTGTGGTCCTTATGTCTCGTGGTGGTTCTCGTTTCAGTGCATCCAGCCAAAGCTCGCAGAGGCCTGCAAG TCCAAGGACTCTCCTGTGTAAATGACTTTGTCAATAATGTGAGTTGCACATGGAACAGTTCCCACATTGAGCCTGGCATCGACTGTTGGATCTTTGGCGAGAAGAAAAGCTGGGTGATGGGGGATACGGGAGCCTTCCAACAGCTGCCCATGAT cCGGAGCTGCAAGCTGAAACAACTGGGAAGTTCTGTTCAGGGCTGCAGTTTTGTCTTTGAAAATAAA GCGTTCAGCTGCTCTGAGGTGATGTCCAGCATCCGTGTGGAGTGTAATGGGACGGCAGTTGACAGCCTGACAAAATATGAACCATGTTATCACA TTAAAATGCACCCTCCAGGGGCTGCCAATGTCAGCATCAACGACAGCTGGATATCCTGGACACCAGGCAGCCCTCGCTCCAACCTTTTCATTCTCTTTGAATTCGAACTGGAAATCAAACAGAATCACCAGAAAtggaag GAGGCTACCACTCTCCCCACAGACAGACAAGGGGAAAGAATACCTGACTGGGCGAGGAAGGCAGGGCACTATGAGGCCAGGGTGAGAGTCAAGCCTTCTGAAATGTACCCTAACAGCCACTGGAGTGACTGGAGCCCTGTGGCATCCTGGGTGATAGTAGGCGACATGACGCCAGCCCTGGAGGACAAAG TGCCACCTCTGGACCAGACCAGATTCAACCAGGCCACCTATTTAGTGATAGTGATAAGCCTGTCCCTCTCCTTTTCGCTCATAGTTATactgatcgtctgtctcagaaGTTGCATGCGCAAAGG GCTCTTCAAGAGGAAGCCAGTGCCAAACCCCTCTAAGTACTTCCACACTCTGCACTCTGTCCATGGAGGAAACATCAAG AAATGGCTGAATCCCCAGACAGCATCAGAATCGTTCTTCATAGCCCAGCCATGCGACCAGATCTCCCCGGTGGAGGTGTTTGATGTCTGGGATGTGGTTCGCTCCACCACAccttcctccaccaccaccgccCTGCTTCACTGTCACTCTGGCTGCGCCTCCAGTGGCTTGGGCAGCAGTGGTGTTGTCGaacattcctcctcctcctcctcctcgccctgcTTCTCCAACATGGGCTACTTCTATCCCAGCTACCCTAGCACATCTCTGCGAATCGATCCCAGCCCTGACTACTTCACCTATCGTGATGATTTCCTCGACAGCCACAACCTCCAACTCTCCCTCTGCCCCTTTCTTGCTGGCTCCTCAACCTATGAGGGCTTGCACTGTCCCAAACGAGAGCACAACATGGAGCCCCACAGCCCAGACTCCGGCTTTGGGGTCGGCAAGGAAGATCAAGCGGATTTTGAGGAGGACGTGGATGTGGGTCAGGAAGAGGTTTCAGGTGATCATCATGACTCACCGCTTCTCATCTTCCCTCTCCAGCTCCCCTCCTGGATGTGtccaccttcctcccctccacccGCTTGCCCCCCTTCCTCTTGTCCACCACCCTGCCACCCTCCCAGTCTCCCCCAGGTACACCCTGACCAAGATGTACCTGTGGTAGCGCCCAGTGGCAGTTATGTGTCTTTACCTGTTGGGGGTGCCATGTGCAGGTCTTCCTCGATGCCTGTGGAGGCCGGTAAAACAGGGTATCTCACCCTCAAAGATCTTCAGACCACCTACAGCAATAAGTCCATCTGA